One Paracidovorax avenae ATCC 19860 genomic region harbors:
- a CDS encoding uroporphyrinogen-III synthase, translating to MHRAPPPAAPRRAIVTRPERDATQWVVHLHARGIDAVALPLIAIRGCAHPEARAALQAAREAWPRWRAVMFVSSNAAHYFLDPPGTGAALFAGDPAALPRIWAPGPGTAQALRQAGVPAEAIDRPAAEATQFDSESLWAQVAPQVRQGDRILIVRGAQADGDGTDTVAGTGREWLAQQIAAAGGQAEFVAAYERGAPDFSAEQLALARAAATDGSLWLFSSSEAVAHLGAALPGQDWSGARALATHPRIAQAAQDAGFGAVRQCRPALNDVVASIESHP from the coding sequence GTGCACCGCGCCCCCCCGCCTGCGGCCCCGCGCCGCGCCATCGTCACCCGCCCGGAGCGCGACGCCACGCAGTGGGTCGTGCACCTGCATGCGCGCGGCATCGACGCCGTGGCCCTGCCCCTCATCGCCATCCGGGGATGCGCCCATCCCGAAGCCCGCGCGGCACTGCAGGCAGCCCGCGAAGCCTGGCCCCGCTGGCGCGCGGTGATGTTCGTGAGCAGCAACGCGGCCCACTATTTCCTTGATCCGCCAGGAACGGGCGCCGCACTCTTCGCCGGCGATCCGGCCGCGCTGCCGCGGATCTGGGCGCCCGGCCCCGGCACCGCCCAGGCGCTGCGGCAGGCCGGCGTGCCCGCGGAAGCCATCGACCGGCCCGCGGCCGAGGCCACGCAGTTCGACTCCGAATCCCTCTGGGCACAGGTGGCGCCGCAGGTGCGGCAGGGCGACCGCATCCTCATCGTGCGCGGCGCGCAGGCCGACGGCGACGGCACGGACACCGTCGCAGGCACGGGGCGCGAATGGCTCGCGCAACAGATCGCCGCGGCCGGCGGGCAGGCCGAATTCGTCGCAGCCTATGAACGCGGCGCCCCCGACTTCAGCGCAGAGCAACTGGCCCTCGCCCGCGCCGCGGCCACGGACGGCTCGCTCTGGCTTTTCAGCAGCTCCGAGGCGGTGGCCCACCTGGGCGCAGCACTGCCCGGGCAGGACTGGTCCGGCGCGCGCGCGCTCGCCACCCACCCCCGCATCGCGCAGGCCGCGCAGGACGCCGGCTTCGGGGCCGTGCGCCAGTGCCGCCCGGCCCTGAACGACGTGGTCGCATCGATAGAATCCCACCCATGA